Proteins encoded by one window of Rutidosis leptorrhynchoides isolate AG116_Rl617_1_P2 chromosome 7, CSIRO_AGI_Rlap_v1, whole genome shotgun sequence:
- the LOC139857766 gene encoding uncharacterized protein, whose protein sequence is MESKLSSLSIIETTHQTVLNSGTKSTPSSVNRLWRPAAQRNMKNQWSRLNSLRQEWFSSSSAARSHATSLVNAYLSQRYMKDMELGVLSDMPDIQKKACSKLLKQQVVHRDKLLSSYKEMVATVVNMVNISSSLRCFHQVGTNSSHIRFSSNSEDANDEGDGGGVPLYTFWSISCFEKLALELVQMFKSELYLKRLLVIEFLPLKNKDVSIIKRLSWCDEIYQGEFDDLRRCNFDHKDPKLDGCCINETLMQPKNQPDSDVLQIYLTAWLTDVNIDKQRMEDIFSEVGEEMHTNFLS, encoded by the exons ATGGAATCAAAGCTATCTTCTTTATCTATTATTGAAACAACCCACCAAACCGTACTAAATTCAGGTACAAAATCAACACCATCTTCAGTAAACCGGCTATGGCGACCTGCAGCTCAAAGAAACATGAAAAATCAATGGTCCAGATTGAATTCACTCAGACAAGAATGGTTTTCTTCATCTTCAGCAGCCAGATCACACGCCACTTCTCTTGTCAATGCGTATCTTTCTCAgag GTACATGAAAGATATGGAGTTGGGAGTTTTAAGTGATATGCCTGACATTCAAAAGAAAGCTTGCTCCAAGTTATTAAAGCAACAG GTTGTTCATCGTGATAAGCTGTTGTCATCATATAAGGAGATG GTGGCTACGGTAGTCAACATGGTCAACATAAGTTCTTCACTGAGATGTTTCCATCAAGTGGGAACAAATAGCTCGCACATACGATTTTCTTCCAATTCCGAGGACGCAAATGATGAAGGAGATGGTGGAGGGGTACCATTATATACATTTTGGTCTATATCTTGTTTTG AAAAATTAGCTTTGGAATTGGTTCAGATGTTCAAGTCGGAACTATATTTGAAG AGATTACTTGTGATAGAGTTTCTTCCTTTGAAGAATAAAGACGTTTCGATCATCAAAAGACTAAGCTGGTGTGATGAAATATATCAAGGGGAATTTGATGATCTGAGGAGGTGCAACTTTGATCATAAAGATCCAAAGTTGGATGGTTGCTGCATAAATGAAACTCTTATGCAACCCAAAAACCAACCAGACTCTGATGTCTTACAG ATCTACTTAACAGCCTGGCTTACGGATGTTAATATAGATAAACAAAG GATGGAAGATATATTTTCTGAAGTGGGAGAAGAAATGCATACCAACTTTCTTTCCTGA